A single window of Microcebus murinus isolate Inina chromosome 29, M.murinus_Inina_mat1.0, whole genome shotgun sequence DNA harbors:
- the DMP1 gene encoding dentin matrix acidic phosphoprotein 1, whose amino-acid sequence MRPSVLLMFLWGLTCALPVTRYQNDDSEHSKEWKGHLAQASTPALESSESSEGSPISSEEQADADPGDSPESQEGPDARHHVQGPAGGPSRGAGGRGGAEKDEDNDEDDSGDDTLGDDGRGPGPEEGQDGGHSRRGGDEDSAADTTSEGDESARDATSNSSDSEEPWLGGGSHGDGSESEDTGMQSDDPQGSRSDRGGSRANSPGVTSTGSRRHGERPRKSHLSEEEDDTGEPDGGHTLEEAQSDSTENRDSKEVARSREAREDSQSQEAREDSQSQEDSHHTPEPSSESSPEADDSSSSSESQEEAATESRGDNPDDTESHAEDRGDSDSSESSEEGGATVPSSSESESSESLASASSSSSSSESPESPPGDEDSSSRDSDSRDSSSPSGEDGDSTAESRSSSEEDGRPRTVETESRKLTVDAYHNKPIGDQDDNNCQDGY is encoded by the exons ATGAGGCCCAGTGTCCTGCTCATGTTCCTTTGGGGGTTAACCTGTGCTCTCCCTGTAA CCAGGTATCAAAATGATGACTCTGAACATTCTAAAGAATGGAAG GGTCATTTGGCTCAGGCATCCACACCAGCCTTG gaGAGCAGTGAGTCATCAGAAGGAAGTCCAATTAGCTCAGAGGAACAG GCCGACGCAGACCCCGGCGACAGCCCCGAGTCCCAGGAGGGCCCCGACGCCCGTCACCACGTCCAGGGACCGGCCGGCGGCCCCTCCCGGGGCGCGGGGGGACGCGGAGGAGCCGAGAAAGATGAGGACAATGACGAAGATGACAGTGGAGACGACACCCTTGGGGACGACGGCCGTGGCCCCGGGCCCGAAGAGGGACAGGACGGGGGGCACTCCCGACGGGGGGGCGACGAGGACTCGGCCGCCGACACCACCAGCGAGGGGGACGAGAGTGCCCGAGATGCCACCAGCAACAGCAGTGACAGCGAGGAGCCCTGGCTGGGCGGCGGCAGCCACGGGGACGGCTCGGAGTCCGAGGACACGGGCATGCAGAGCGACGACCCCCAGGGCAGCAGGAGCGACAGGGGCGGCTCCAGAGCGAACAGCCCCGGTGTCACCTCCACGGGGTCCAGAAGGCACGGCGAGCGCCCCAGAAAGTCCCACCTGTCGGAGGAAGAAGATGACACAGGGGAGCCCGACGGGGGCCACACGCTGGAGGAAGCCCAGAGTGACTCCACGGAGAACAGGGACTCCAAGGAAGTGGCCCGGTCCCGGGAGGCCAGGGAGGACAGCCAGTcccaggaggccagggaggaCAGCCAGTCCCAGGAGGACAGCCACCACACGCCAGAGCCCAGCAGCGAGTCCAGCCCAGAGGCCGacgacagcagcagcagcagcgagtcccaggaggaggcagcCACCGAGTCCAGGGGGGACAACCCAGATGACACCGAGAGCCACGCAGAGGACCGGGGTGACAGCGACTCCAGCGAGTCCAGCGAGGAGGGCGGCGCCACCGTCCCCTCCAGCTCGGAGAGCGAGTCCAGCGAGAGcctggcctcggcctcctcctcctcctcctcctccgagAGCCCAGAGTCCCCCCCGGGGGACGAGGACAGCTCCAGCCGGGACAGCGACTCCAGGGACAGCAGCAGCCCGTCCGGGGAAGACGGGGACTCCACCGCCGAGAGCCGCTCGAGCAGCGAGGAAGACGGCCGGCCCAGAACCGTcgagacagaaagcagaaagctGACGGTGGACGCCTACCACAACAAGCCCATCGGGGACCAAGACGACAACAACTGCCAGGACGGCTACTAG